The window AGAAAAAGTGGATTTTTAAGAGTATATCAAAGCAATGTACATAAAACCAGAGATTACATTTATCTTCTAGTATAAACTCTGCTAGAGTCTTGAAGAAGGTATCATCTATTTTCTCATCTCTCCAAATCTTTCTGAAAACGATAGGATCAAATAAACTCCAAAAACCAACTGGTGAGAATCCAGAATCGTCATTAGCCAAACATTCTGCAATTTTTGAATTTTGTCTTTTGTTGGATAAAAAATATCATCTGGGGATGAAGAAAGTAATTCTTCTGGTGGAGGATGATGTAGACATAGTAAATTTATCCAAAAAACCTCTTGAGCAGGAAGGATTTACAGTAGTTGTTGCAATGAGTGTAAAATTCGGTATAGAGGAGATAAAGTCAAAAAAACCTGATCTAATCATTCTAGATCTTATGCTTCAGGATGGTGATGGAACTGAGGTTGTAAAATGGGTCAAGAGAACCGAAGAGTTTTCAAATATACCAATAATTGTACTAACCGCAAAGTCAAGTGAGTTTGACAAGGTATTACTTCTAGAACTGGGAGCTGATGACTACATCACAAAGCCTTTCAGTATAAGGGAACTTATTGCTAGAATAAAGAGTATACTGAGAAGATATGAAACATCTGCAGATACAAAGCCAAAGCACAATAGGTTTGAAGATGGAGGACTAATAATAAATCTTGATAGCTTTGAGGTAGTTGTTGACGGTCAGACAGCACAGCTTACTAAAAAAGAGTTTGAGATACTAGAGCTTCTCATAAAAAATCGCGGGATAGTCGTGAGCAAAGAAAAAATACTCTCTCTGCTTTGGAAAGGTGAGGAAGAGTTGTCCGAAAGTTCTAGAACCGTAGATGTTCACATAAGCAAGATAAAGAAAAAACTCGGTCGCTATGGAAATAGAATCTCTACGATCAGAGGTGTGGGGTATAGATTCCAATAACTAATAAAGTCCTAACTGCTTCCAAACCATTACAAAGGTTTGGAATTCTGGAAAATATCCGAAAATTCAGCTATGAGGTGTAAAGTATGAGGAGGGCGCTTTTAATCTTAGTGTTTTCCGTAGTCTTTATAATTTTTGTAGTAGCAGGTTTCTTTGTATATTGGTTATACAAAGAGAACAACGAGTATCGGGTAATAAAAAACAGATTCGAGTTTGGTTTATACGAGGATGTGGTAAGGGATGGGACAAAGTTTTTGGCAGATTTTCCAAAAAGCAGATACTACCATGAGGTTGAATACTTTGTAGCGTTTAGTTCGTTTGCAGTAGGTAAACTGGAAAACGCAAAAAATAGGGTTTTGAGTTTAATAGGAAAGTTTTTCAGTGAAAACAGAAATGATGAAATTTTAACAAAATCAATTGAGCTACTTGTAGATATACTTAGAGAGCGAAACGAAAGTATGAGTCCTGAAATTGAAGAATATCTGAAGATGGCCTTGGTTAGAACCTCTGATCAAAACGTCAAGAACAACATAATGACCCAACTTGGGTATATATACTTCTACCGAAATGAATACGATACCGCACTTATGTATTTTGAGAAGGCAAATACAGAGCTTGCCCAGCTTGGTAAAGCTAGAGTATACATAGAAAAGGGGGACTACGAGTCAGCATTTTACATATACGATGCCTACTTAAAATATAATCCTACTGGTAAATACCGTAAGTCTGTTGTTGAAGCTTACTCAAAGCAGATGTATGGCTATGCTTCAAGACTACTTAGAGACAAAGAATACTCACAGTCCGCAAAGTATTTCGCTAAGGTTATAAACACTTTTCCAAATACAATATACGAAGATGCCAGTTTATACTGGCTCGGGGAAATATACACAATCTACAAGAAGTATGACAAGGCAATAGAGTTTTTTGATAGAGCTATGAATAATGAGCCGAAAAACAAAGATGAAGATGCTTTGTTCAAGAAAGGAGTAGTGTTGTATTATGCTGGAAAACTAGTTGATTCAGTTGCTGTTTTCAAAAAGTTTCTTCTAAATTACCCAAATTCAAGGTTAGCGGATGAAGCTAGGAAGTGGGTTAATGTGCTAACAAAGGAGATACAATACACTTACGAAAACGAAGATGAGATTGAATGAACTAAAGTTTCCAAAAGAGGCTAGGAAGTTACTGGAGCAAAAAGCTTCTTTAAAAAGTATTGAATTTATTACTACTAAATCTGGTCTAGAGACTATCAGGAAGAGTGGTATCTTGGTCCACAGTAGTTATGATCCTGTAAAAGAAGCAGAAAACCTAATATCCTCATTGCAACTTGATGAAGAGAGCAAGTATCTTTTTATCTTACTGGGAGTGGGTCTTGGATATCACCTGAAGGAATTGAGGAAAAAGTTTACGAATTCCGTTATCTTACCAATAGAACTTGACGCTGATGTAGCTTTTGCGTTCTTAAAAAAGAACGATGAGTTCATTGTCACTAGATACAACCTTAATGATATATACACAATACTTAACTTTACAGATTTCACAGATATAAAGGATGTTAGATTCATCCAACTACCGAGCTTATACAGACTCTATAAGCAAGATTACGACAATATTGCAAATGATGTTGCGAAGGTAGTGAAATCAAAATTTACGGACCTTTTAACTAGAATAAATTTTGACAAACTGTGGGTTAAGAATACTCTTCTAAACTTACCTAATGTTCTTAAGTATGGTAGCGTAACCAAAGAGGTTGTAGAGAAAAACTTTGAAAACTTTTTGGGCAGACCGTTTGTTGTTCTAGGGGCTGGATATTCAGCATTTTTTCTTCTTGAAGAGATAAAGAGGTATAGAGAGAAGATTGTTTTGTGTGCTGTAGATACTGTTTTGAAAACACTACTAGCTTATGGAATTCAACCAGATTTTGTATTTTCACTTGACTCACAGTTTGCAAATCTTAAGGATCTTTTTGGTATCAGTACTAGAGGACTGACATTGCTCTCTGATATCGTGGTATCTCCAGAACTAATAAGAAATTTTAAGGGAGATGTATTTTTGACAAAAAGTTCCCATATTGAGACTGTAGGAGGAATCGTTTATGAGATAACTAACAACATTGTGTTATGGACAGAAGAGTTAACAGGATATAAGTTGTTAGGGCTTGAGAGTGGTGGTTCGGTTTCTACAAACTTATTTCATTTTGCCCTGCTTATGGGTGGTAACCCCGTGTTCTTAATAGGAGTAGATTTGGGATTTCCTTACCTAGTATCTCATATAAAAGGTTCACCTTCGTTTGAACATTTTATCCTGAAGGGTAACATATTCCAGACAAGTGATACTTTTTCAGTATCTTCAGTGCTGAAAGATCACATAATACTGGACGGAATAAAGGAAAAAGAGTGCATATCCCACAAGATAATGGAAACGTATAAGCTGTGGTTTGACAGCGCAAGTGATACGTCAAACTTAAAAAGTGTGATCAACATCTCAGACGGTGTTAGACTCAAAGGTATCACTAATCTTCCAACTAGTGAAGGTAAAAATTTACTCTCCTCACTTCTAAAAGAGTGTCCAGATATTCCTAGAAAACATAAAATAGAGCACGTAAAACCTTCTGCAGATGTGAGGAAAATACTTGAACGATTAGATGCACTGGTAACTGCAACTCAAGAAGCTCTGAATAGTTTCTCAAAGAAATCATTAGACTTGTTGATTGAAAACTATCCGTTTGTTCTGAATGTTGTTAGTAAGTCCTTATTTCCTTTTTTCAGAGGACAAAAGGAGTTTGAAGAGTGTAGGAATGGTGTAGTAAAAGATCTAGTCTACCTTGTAAAGATCGTTAAGAGTGTCTCTAGCTTGCTAGAATATAGCAAGTAGTACAATCGTGTGACCAGACTTAAAATTTTGTTATCTCTAGAAGTTCAATTTTTACAATGTTGCCTTAGATTGAGTTTCAGCTTTTGTTGAGAAGGTATTTACCCAGTTCCGACAGGGACTGCGAGAGAGAAAAAACCATACCTGATTGTTAAATTTATTATTGACAATGGATTCCAATTTCCTTTGTAAGTAGACAAGATTCTAGGATTTTTACTTGTATACTTTCTTTTGTTCTAGATAGTATTCGTTAGTCACAAGGCTTCACTTTACGCTAGATCTACTAGGTGCTTATATTTAAGAAGGGTAAAAGAAAAGCCTTACCTAACTATTAAGTTTTGGAATTTATTGGCTCATTGAGTGTAAATTTGAAACTGATTGCAGTTTGTATTACTATTTTGCTTATGAGAAGAGGAATAGTATTTTTGGTTTTTGTGGGTTTTTTCCTAGGCTTTGCGTCGTTGAGTTTAGCAGATACTTACATAATTGTTATTGATACCTCCCTAAGTATGAATAGGAAAGTAATTGACAGTCTTAGGGTGTACGATATAGCGTTGAGATCGTTATCAAATTCTATCTTTTCACTAAAGGTTGGAGAGGTAGTTTATGTGGTTGACTTTAATGAAAATGTTTACGTAAGGCCACCGATAAGGGTAAAGGATGACCACACGAAGGAGGTGATATATAAGATAATGACGGGGACGCAACCTTATGGTAAGTGGACCTTTACATATAAGATGCTCAAAGAGGTAAGTCAATTAATAAAGGAGAGCAATCTCTCTCCTAAGGATACGAAGGTGATAATAATTTCGGATGGTATAGATGATCCTCCTGTCAAGAGCAAAGAATATTTTGTTGAGCTGGAGAAACTGTCCTCTCTTTTTGATCCTCAACAGCTTATCTATTACATTTCTCTGGAGAAACTTCTTCAGAAGGAAGCGAGTAAAGTTCCTTCGGGTGTTTCAAGTATTTCGGAGAAGCTTAGATCAACGTATCAGGTGAAGGTGATTGAGGTTGAAGATACAAACCAAGTTACTGGGGCTGTTGAGAGGGGGTTTAGGGGTGAAGGGCTATCGGGAACTTTGTTTATACTTGTGATTGCGTCAGTATCAGGTGTCGTTGTTTTAATAGTTCTATGGGTGTTTGTGAGAAATGTGTATCTGCCGTTAAAGGCTAGAAAGTCCTCCAAAGTTAGTAGGATTACATACCTACTTGGTAAAACTAAAAAGACTATTCCTTTAAAATCCTATAAAATAGTGTTGTCACCATCAAGAGGTAAAGTAGTGCTTGCAGGTTGGACATACAGTGGTGAGGTGATAATAAAGGCAACTACTCAAGGGTATAGGATTTTCTTTACCCTACCTTCGGGAATAGCTGGAAATATAACAAATGGTAGTATTCTCAAGAAGGGCACTACATTCGTTGTAGCTAACTGCACCTTTGAGGTTGAGTAGTTAGAAGACGAAGATATAGAAAAGGATACTCAGTGCTAGGCTAGTCACAATGCTAAATGAGAGGGATGCCATTATACTTTTTGTTGCCGAGACAGGAACAAAATTTATGGTAGGTGTTTTAAAACCGTGGTAAGAGGCAACACTTGGTATGATAGCTCCCACTATAATGAACTTAGTAAAAAGGAGTGCAAAATCGCCTACACTGACTTTGCTGAAAATTAGATTGGTTATTTCGGCAAAGTTTATTTCGTAAAACAAAAGTAAAGCCATAGGGCCTAAAACGAGAATAGTAAACGATGCAAACACAAAGAGAATTAGAAGTGAAATGATCATTCCAAGTAACCTAGGAAGGAGTAGGTAAAACAGAGGATCTATACCAATAGATACTAAGATGTCAAACTCCCTGTTTACTGTCATATTTCCTATTTCTACAGTAATTGCTGAAACTGACCTAGCTATGACTATGATCATCAGCATCAGAGGCATAATTTCTCTAAATATGACTTTTACAAAGATGTCAGCAATTGTATCCTTAGGGACTATTTCTGGAAACTGTATGAAGGTTATTGATACTGTTGCAATGCTTATTAGCATTGAGACTGTGATTACAGATTTCAGTGCTTGGACACTTGTGAAGAATATCTGCTTGATTGTGTTTTGGTAGAGTAGGAGTTTTTGGTTTGGTGGGTGATACTTAG is drawn from Brevinematia bacterium and contains these coding sequences:
- a CDS encoding response regulator transcription factor; translated protein: MKKVILLVEDDVDIVNLSKKPLEQEGFTVVVAMSVKFGIEEIKSKKPDLIILDLMLQDGDGTEVVKWVKRTEEFSNIPIIVLTAKSSEFDKVLLLELGADDYITKPFSIRELIARIKSILRRYETSADTKPKHNRFEDGGLIINLDSFEVVVDGQTAQLTKKEFEILELLIKNRGIVVSKEKILSLLWKGEEELSESSRTVDVHISKIKKKLGRYGNRISTIRGVGYRFQ
- a CDS encoding tetratricopeptide repeat protein; the protein is MRRALLILVFSVVFIIFVVAGFFVYWLYKENNEYRVIKNRFEFGLYEDVVRDGTKFLADFPKSRYYHEVEYFVAFSSFAVGKLENAKNRVLSLIGKFFSENRNDEILTKSIELLVDILRERNESMSPEIEEYLKMALVRTSDQNVKNNIMTQLGYIYFYRNEYDTALMYFEKANTELAQLGKARVYIEKGDYESAFYIYDAYLKYNPTGKYRKSVVEAYSKQMYGYASRLLRDKEYSQSAKYFAKVINTFPNTIYEDASLYWLGEIYTIYKKYDKAIEFFDRAMNNEPKNKDEDALFKKGVVLYYAGKLVDSVAVFKKFLLNYPNSRLADEARKWVNVLTKEIQYTYENEDEIE
- a CDS encoding 6-hydroxymethylpterin diphosphokinase MptE-like protein → MRLNELKFPKEARKLLEQKASLKSIEFITTKSGLETIRKSGILVHSSYDPVKEAENLISSLQLDEESKYLFILLGVGLGYHLKELRKKFTNSVILPIELDADVAFAFLKKNDEFIVTRYNLNDIYTILNFTDFTDIKDVRFIQLPSLYRLYKQDYDNIANDVAKVVKSKFTDLLTRINFDKLWVKNTLLNLPNVLKYGSVTKEVVEKNFENFLGRPFVVLGAGYSAFFLLEEIKRYREKIVLCAVDTVLKTLLAYGIQPDFVFSLDSQFANLKDLFGISTRGLTLLSDIVVSPELIRNFKGDVFLTKSSHIETVGGIVYEITNNIVLWTEELTGYKLLGLESGGSVSTNLFHFALLMGGNPVFLIGVDLGFPYLVSHIKGSPSFEHFILKGNIFQTSDTFSVSSVLKDHIILDGIKEKECISHKIMETYKLWFDSASDTSNLKSVINISDGVRLKGITNLPTSEGKNLLSSLLKECPDIPRKHKIEHVKPSADVRKILERLDALVTATQEALNSFSKKSLDLLIENYPFVLNVVSKSLFPFFRGQKEFEECRNGVVKDLVYLVKIVKSVSSLLEYSK
- a CDS encoding vWA domain-containing protein — translated: MRRGIVFLVFVGFFLGFASLSLADTYIIVIDTSLSMNRKVIDSLRVYDIALRSLSNSIFSLKVGEVVYVVDFNENVYVRPPIRVKDDHTKEVIYKIMTGTQPYGKWTFTYKMLKEVSQLIKESNLSPKDTKVIIISDGIDDPPVKSKEYFVELEKLSSLFDPQQLIYYISLEKLLQKEASKVPSGVSSISEKLRSTYQVKVIEVEDTNQVTGAVERGFRGEGLSGTLFILVIASVSGVVVLIVLWVFVRNVYLPLKARKSSKVSRITYLLGKTKKTIPLKSYKIVLSPSRGKVVLAGWTYSGEVIIKATTQGYRIFFTLPSGIAGNITNGSILKKGTTFVVANCTFEVE
- a CDS encoding ABC transporter permease, with product MVGRIGRWLINKADYFSGVISLTVYSFLELAKYHPPNQKLLLYQNTIKQIFFTSVQALKSVITVSMLISIATVSITFIQFPEIVPKDTIADIFVKVIFREIMPLMLMIIVIARSVSAITVEIGNMTVNREFDILVSIGIDPLFYLLLPRLLGMIISLLILFVFASFTILVLGPMALLLFYEINFAEITNLIFSKVSVGDFALLFTKFIIVGAIIPSVASYHGFKTPTINFVPVSATKSIMASLSFSIVTSLALSILFYIFVF